CAGGCCCcccaagaaaaaagaaaaagaaaaaaacaaacaagacaaaataaaaaaagaaataaaaaagggaGTGTTCTTTCTCAATAGCCTATAAATACCACCCGAGACCCTTCCCCTCGCCAAACCAAAAACCAACCATGAAGTTCGATACCATCCTATCTTACGTTTCTCTCCTCTGCATCGCCGGAGCCTCCGCTCAGCAATGCGGAGAGGCGGTGAACGGAACCCTCTGCGCCAACGGGCTGTGCTGCAGCCAATGGGGTTACTGCGGCACAACCTCCACCTACTGCTGTGAGGACTGCCAGAGCCAATGCGCCTGCCAAATCCCTCCGCCACCTCCCTACATTCCACGGCCGCCTCCGCCGCCACCTAGCCCCCCGCCACCGCCCCGTGCTCCATCCCCCAGCAGCCAGGTCCTTGAGTCCATCATTAGCGAAGATCTCTTCAACGAACTTTTGCTGCACCGTGGTACGTCACCGTGTCTAGGGGCGTTCTACACCTACGATGCTTTTATCCAAGCCGCCGGCAGGTTTGAAGAATTTGCAAACGCCGGTGACGAAGAGACTAGGAAACGGGAGGTTGCGGCGTTTCTGGCCCAAACCTCGCATGAAACCACAGGTTATATATTTGATCAGTTTGCATTTCTGCGATTTCATATCTAAAATGACGTAAATTAATGGGCTGACTTCAACAAAACTTAATTAATATCCAAAGTCTCCAAATTAATTAATAACACGCCCGTCCCCAAACTCCTCTCTTGGTTCAAtgcttaaagaaaaaaaaaatagggtgggtaattcttttaagaaatattaatttattaaatttgtgAATAGGGATATTTTTTAGAGGAGGGGGGGATTGAAAACCATATCCTTCCTTCTTAAATAATATAGTATATAGTTCATGAGTTATACACTCTGCTGCAAGTCAATTATTTGTCAAAAAAAGtcataaattatatgtttttaatcACTGAAATAAAATTAAACGTATACTTCGGGgtcctatttttaattttttaataatcataaaaatatcattttctaatattaatttttaatattaacaaaaaaattgagaaacaataaaaaataattctcaAATTTCATGCACATttgtgtaaatattttttttttttaaattgtattatgttatcATGAATTAATCGATGTCTTCAATTATTGGATAAATTCAAGAGGATGGGAAGGTGCACCGGATGGTCGATATTCATGGGGTTATTGTTGTATTCATGAAGGAGCCACCATCCCTCCCGACCAACTCGGTGATTATTGTGTTGCTAATGACCAATGCCTATGTGCACCTGGCAAGAAGTATTATGGCCGAGGTCCCATTCAACTTTCCTGGTAAGTAGTCATCTGAACttagaatattattttttttttgttagtgtTTAAAGAAGTACCTCATTTATAAACTCACTTATGTCATTTAATTACTAGAACATAGGAAATTAAATATAGTATTATGAAACAAATACACTTTATTCACATAATTCAAATTTCTTCACGCACGACATTCTTTATAATGTGTTGTAACAAAGCGATACTAAAACATAATTTTTGCAGCAACTATAACTACTGTCACGCTGGGGATGACTTAGGTTATGATCTACTAAATAACCCAGACTTGGTGGAGAATGATCCATACATATCTTTTGACACAGCGTATTGGTTTTGGATGACTCCACAACCACCAAAGCCCTCGTGCCATGACGTCATGATTGGTAACTACACACCGTCAGCTGTAGACATTGTAGCTGGTCGGTATGGAGGTTTTGGGCTTTGCACCAACATCATCAACGGTGGCATAGAATGTGGTGGTGGCTACTCAAGTGAGCAGGAACAAGACCGTATTGGGTACTACAAAAGATATTGTGAAATATTAGGTGTGGACACCAGCAACAACCTTAGTTGTGCAGACCAGCAACCTTATGGTTTGACCCTCAAGAAAAAGGGGACCAAAAGAGGTGGTTCCTATTCAGATCAGTAACTTCGAAGCTACTATAGATCAAGCGAGCTACAAATTAATTTGAAGTTACATGTGGTTTAAGCTAGCTACATATTGTACTAAGAGTTTATGACAACGTGATGCATGTGCAATACAGTGAAATCTGTGGCAATAAGCAGTTGCTAAATATGTAGCCTATTATgactaataaataaaatgaggtgtcaattagttaattatatCGTGATTTGTcgttttatttcaaaatcatcatcatAACCATCTTGGAATAATGTCTATCATTAATTATTCACTGTAAGAAAAAGTTTCATAGGAGACATCTGAGCACATGTAGTgttaattagttaattatatCATGGTTCTAACTTTACTTCAAAAtcatcatcataatcatcttcgAATAATTTCTACCACTAATTTTTCactgttaaaaaaaaaaggtacctAGGAGACATATTAGCATGTGTGCATATAATTAAAGTTTGGAACTTCTATATTAAAAGCTTATTTGAATTATGTGAGAGATAGGAAGGTGTATGGGATGAGATGTGGGTTTGCTCATGTTGTGAAGTGTACTAAATATTGGTTTCTTGATTTTCCTgatctcaattttctttttctttttcaattgttattattattattatttttaaaatttattttggtTTTCTAGAGATATAGATCTATCTTTAGAAGGTTTAACCCAGGAATTGGAGCTCTAGACTAGAAACAAGATGGAAGAAGTTTTTGATAATTGGAGGTCCTTACTCCAAAAAAAGATTCTATGATGATTGATGTTGAGTTTGTTTCCATGGAAATGCTTTAAGTGTTCATTAATGTTTGAGCACTTGGCAAATAATTGTAATTGTTGCTGTTAAAATTTGGATTGATATTTTTTAACTTGATCATGACTTCATCATCTAGAAAAGATAACAAAAAGGACTTACATGACCTaggatatattataaataaatcaTTTCTATGCCGAAGTAAAAATAGTAGAAGCGTATGTACGGAATGACAACTTAATAGTTATGTTTCCATATAATActgaatatttcataaaatgaatttcaagtttcactacaagaaataaggttattagtgacaatttaaaactgtcactaatactcaaaaaatcgtcactaatactattagtgacggttttctcagtattagtgatagttctagCTTTGTCACCATATCTGCGAATACTAATATTTTTTAGTAATGAAATattcaaactatcactaataatggagtattagtgacggaaaagaactgtcactaatattaaTAGCCTATGACCGTCACACTTTATTAGTGTCAgaaaagaaccgtcactaatagcctacaaCTGTCACTATAAAATTGCACATATggtcaatttcatcactaatgcgcatgtattagtgacgagtttaataaccgtcactaatatgaccGTAGTAGTGACGGTCaagaaactatcactaatagtacgTTTTTTTGTGATGACtattaaaatcgttactaataactGACTATTAATAACAAttatagaaccgtcactattattTGGCCCCCATAAGGTTTATTCTATAGTGACAATTTTGGTaatttagtgatggttttagtaaTGATTTtgcaaactgtcactaatgctttgaaaaaatttaaaaaatttttaaattcttgtaaaaacctttaattacattttaaaatacataaaattgaaccagaattactaaaacattcataaattattaaaatttaaaataaaaattgttcaaaattaaaatacatgcgagtacaaatttaattttttgttcagTTAACAAGAAATACAGGAAAAGTAAAAAGTTGCTTGCATTCGACCCGACTAAAGTGTCTGGCATCGTCGTAATGTTCTAagagccgcaaaccctacaaaataataatttcacaagaaattagctagctagtatacaatgtgtgaacatgtatatatatatatatgtaacgacccaaaaattcctGCCATTTTTTTTTACTGTTAAATTATATTACTCTGTTACTCCTGATAAAACTACTATAACATATctatgcaatggaaaacataaaccataattacaatacgaGAATTTAAGTATTATTCcgaaaatatacatacacatcactcCAGAAACATCCCTCATACCTCCTAgaatctactcaaaaatacatctcccttaaacacttaccctacaaacagggcagTACAAATATTCCCTCTATCTTTGAGTctgatctgctcatctaactggatcacctgaaatatttaagttactaggatgagacaactctcagtaagatgaaatatgctattactagtgtgtggcaactgagtttacataaagaATATATTTTAATCACCTGAATCTAAACTAGCATGTAAGATGAAGTATAATATAACACACACCTATGTGACTTAAAATTCAAATGTTTCTAtactttctatttaatcaaacTTTTAGTAACTGTAAATATATCTATTATTTTctgtaaatttttatatataaacataactatgaaaacttcaCTGGAtagctatatgtcatgatttaatccctcatgataaggttgtgtggCTCATAGACAGAACTTAACACTAGTTGgtctaccaggataagtcaactgaaacctctgttGTCAGACCGGCCGCCTTAACCAAGACTACTGGAGAGCctacaatctctcccaaggcacggtCGGcaactcataaaatccacacactatctcaGTTATGTGATTGCACTTTGAACTAAAATAACTACGGTATCTTGCTCTGAAATTTGATAtgttccatcaaggtctgatactgtataatattaatttatatatatcttactttttttccatgattctgtttcaattgtaataaccataacactgtaaaagttgatctaaataaactgtaatatctgatctgaataaactgtaatatctcaatgttatggttatgtaatctgaatatcatggtattctgaaaatgttgtaaaatattttttgtgggtatactataaatcatgattctttaaattctataaaacatatttttgtacatatatactgaaaatcatgACACTATGAAAGTTGTGCAAATTTTGTACAGAActgatatttactcatgccacacaattaaatgaataaaacTCATATATTGAAACCCGTATTTTTCTgttaataaagataatttatgatCTGAGGAACTATcttgaaaacacataatttcatgCCTTTAAACATCTACAATTCATATCCCAAAATGCATATATTTTTCTAGtgaaaattcctaaaattactaacataccatatttcccttacctgattcctatgAAGCCTACTAAGCTCTAAATCTACACCCCTACGACGTTCGAAGCTCAAATCAATCAACCCAACTTAGAATGATAACTATACTCGCCTTCCCTTAGGCTCACATATttctttatccataaaattctaaatcAGTAATTATTTGTCAACACTACCTGAGTTCTTGAGTAAACATTCGCTGGACTCCTCAACCCATGGCTGCGGTGTTCAGAAACTCAAAccttgaaatcataacaccctaatttaatcaactcaaattcTAGTATATTTCCATCTAATACACAATTTCGGTTCAGAAAATCCTACTAACCATATAAACCCtgaaataacctacttaccctaattttgggattatgcctaaacttctcaaactAAAATTTTGCTCCGGTTAAGTTGTGGAGAATCTCTCAGGGATCATCGTGGTAGTTTCTGATCGTCAAACCGAGGAAAAACGGGGCTGAACAGGGctgaaattttagagagaaggtGAAGAGACCataggtagagagagaaagagagagagagaacatgaaATCTCGCTGAAAATCTAATTTTgcacatatatttatatataaactgctaccacgtggcttcgtcgatgagacacgtggactcgtcgatgaaccgaaGAAGAAAGTTCATCAATGAAGGTGATGAGCTCGTCAATGAATGAAAGAGTTTGAATTCCCCCCTCTCAATatctctttgtcgatgagacactaGAATTCATCCACGAACCATAcaagggagttcgtcaacaaaaCCAGGGCGTTCATCGATGATCCCCACTTTGtcccttttgaattttcctttctctctattatttaattgttattattttttgagtctctatattctcccctccttataaaattttgtcctcgaaatttgctatatgtgttatacaccatcctctgaggaaaatttgctacttattttattaattaccctcatttatggcggaggaatatcgtggttacaattaCGGTTTGGAAGATTACAATAATGAATTAAAATTTCTCCCATAACCAAATATATCTCATAAACCAAAATACAACTATACACATTAATTACCCTGCACTATATAGACGATGTTGATTTTATTAAACAATACTGATTTTATCTGAACTATTATCTTCCTTTTTGTGACTAATATTGAtccccactgaacagatgtgggtactttAGTCATATtgcctcctcaagctcccacgatgCCTCCttaattgcatgattcctccacaaaacttttactagtgaaATTTTATTAGTGTGCAACACCTGTctttttctatctagaatctgcactggtgtttccttgtaggctaaagtatctctaagttctgtctcctcatagctgatcacatgggaaggATTTGGGATATATTtctttagcatagaaacatgaaacacttCATGAATCCTAGATCatgctggtggtaaagttagcctgtaggcgactggacccactctcttaagtatctcgagtgggccaataaacctaggactcagcttacccttcttcctaaacctcataactcctctcagtggtgCTACTCTGAAAAAcacttgatctcccacatcaaactccaactttcgACGCcaagtatctgcatagcttttctgccgactctgaactgtactgattctatctttaataagttggaccttatcgtacgcctgttgcACTAACTCTAGTcctaaaactcgcctctcacctatttcatcccaatataatggagaacgacacctcctaccatataatgcctcgtatggtgtCATCCTGATGCTGGcttggtagttgttattatacgcaaactcaaccaacggtatatactaagtccaactacccccgaaatccagcacTCATGCttgtaacatatcctcaagtatccaGATCCTCCTCTCCATCtacccatcagtttgaggatggaAGGTTGTGCTGattgataactgagaccctaaagcttcctgcaaactcttccaaaattacGATGTAAATCATGGGTCTTAgtatgaaactatggatactggcataCCATGGGGTTGAACTATCTGTTGAATATATAACTTTGTTATTCTTTTCATAGAATAATTGAATTTAATATGGAGAATGTGAGAGGTCTTCATCAATCAATCAACGACCACCAATTAGCATTTTGTCCATGCAACACCAGTGTTAACCCTGtaatgaaatccatggatatatgatcccacttccactcaaggatatGGAGTGGATGCTACTGTTCCTCTGgtttctggtgctcagcctttacctgctggcatgtcaaatacTATTCCACAAAATcagctatctccttcttcatgccgctccaccagaatgaCACCTGGaggtcctgatacattttagttcTTCCTGGATGCACTATGTAAAGGGATCTctgagcctcctctaggatagtcCTCCTAATCTAAGCATTTTCATGCACAcactcaaagctccatcatctgaaatactaaaatCCTTCCCTTGTCCGTCCTGCGCTCTATCTATTAGCTTTACCAATTCTACATAATTCTTgcaactttaatcctctcctacaagcgctacaaaaaatcagggtattagtgatggatcaaatcaatcactaatacttatatattcgtcactaatagtattagtgataaatttataagtattagtgacggttttaaattagttgctatatctaccgTTATTactaaatattagtgacgaatttgaaattcgtcactaataatggaatattAGTGACATATTATAATtgtcactaaaatcctaataccGTCACTAAAATTTTTACGTCGGCTCAGCTCAATTTCGTCAccaataccctactattagtgatgaatttaaatctttcactaatactataccatcagtgacgaatttataatttgtcactaataccctactattagtgacaaatttgaatccttcactaataaataagaaatttaaaatttttttaaaactaatttttttgaatcatcaattcttgtaaaaatttgtaattacattttcgcatacataacttgaaaccataattactaaaaaattcataaattattcaaaagtttgaattcaaacacaaattcaattaaaaaaaataaaatatattcagataagaaaaaaatttcaaaaaattcaaaatttagatgcAAATAGATTATATAAactcaaattaaaatacagaaattccatttgttcaaataacaataaaaattataaagaaataatcaaaagttgcagccgacgactgtagtgcatgcatgacatcgtgctaatATTAAGATAgccgcgaaccctacaaattaagaatcataaaaaaaaaaaattagtatgcaAATGGAGAACAGAATGGAGAGTTGgtgctcagtataatcaggaagaaaaatatagataGTGCgtcatataatatttttcaaccctaaacaaatagctgaaatgaatgtgaatggtgtacatatgaatatatacagttgcatgcatcaaaccacgtATGTAAACATTTTAACTCATTCTTaaatatgtcatgtatgttaatagatgcaaatttaggatTTAATGAAACGACTTTTAGTTTaactttcacttatcctttcaaaaatattttaacattcattttatcataattatctttgtacgtggtttttttttcaaaaattttaacgaaatttcagcaacatgttgtctataaattagacattttcctaaaaaacctgtacctaaaacatgattgttttcacaaaataaaacatttcaagtatgcgagaacctaaatccactatcagcatgcaattcacaatgtactgcatcagctatgcagttggcgttcaacacaagcacgTATTCttgtagttcaatatacaattcatataacataataccatccataaaGAAAATATTACTAGGAAACTGTTAAAACACAATTTAACTAAGGTTCTCTAGTTTTttccagaaggttgcttctcaagcattcttgatgcagcttgggttgtgcatgaagttgttacttagattgtgagaaggcttgtgatagattgagttgggatttcttggattcagttatggacataaaaagctttggttatagattgaggaaatggattatggtttttttttcttctattcaatgatagtggtggaatcctagtTTAGAacgttttaagattgcctttgctttgttggagatttttaagcttgtctttggtccttaggatttaatttgctaacttgagtatgactataaaaattttcaatatataggaggtttcaagttgtgattctttaatgggttttaatgttcataagtggcttgcACTTACTTacatggcatttagttcttgacctttcattgtattctatacattgttgttcttaaccaagtgttttagattttgaatgataagcataagattgcctcttttcttatgaatatcaacatgtgagaggcacgagttagaatgactttaagttctttgtacatgatttttttctagaaaaattgtactaaaatttcgacagcatgctgtttgtaaattggacatttcccaaagcATTCCTatactaaaacttgatagattcaagcaaaaaaatcacaataatacgcatgatgcagatactagtgagtttgagtatgcgagaacctaaatccactaccagcatgcaattcacaatgtactgcatcaaccatgcagttggcgttcaacacaagcatgtattctagtagttcaatatacaattcatataacataataccatccatcaagaaaatattaccaggaaaccgttaaaacacaattcaactaaggtttctCGCTTTGTCCATAAGGTTGCTtttcaagcattcttgatgcagcttgggttgtgcatgaagttgttacttagattgtgagatgacttgtgatagattgagttaaGGTTTCTTGGATTTAGTTATAGACACAAAAAaatttggttatagattgagaaaatggattatggtttgttttcCTTGTATTCAGTGAGAGTGGTGGAATCTTAGTtaagaaggttttaagattgtctttgctttcactacaaaaaataaggtt
This genomic stretch from Malania oleifera isolate guangnan ecotype guangnan chromosome 3, ASM2987363v1, whole genome shotgun sequence harbors:
- the LOC131151360 gene encoding basic endochitinase-like, which gives rise to MKFDTILSYVSLLCIAGASAQQCGEAVNGTLCANGLCCSQWGYCGTTSTYCCEDCQSQCACQIPPPPPYIPRPPPPPPSPPPPPRAPSPSSQVLESIISEDLFNELLLHRGTSPCLGAFYTYDAFIQAAGRFEEFANAGDEETRKREVAAFLAQTSHETTGYIFDQGWEGAPDGRYSWGYCCIHEGATIPPDQLGDYCVANDQCLCAPGKKYYGRGPIQLSCNYNYCHAGDDLGYDLLNNPDLVENDPYISFDTAYWFWMTPQPPKPSCHDVMIGNYTPSAVDIVAGRYGGFGLCTNIINGGIECGGGYSSEQEQDRIGYYKRYCEILGVDTSNNLSCADQQPYGLTLKKKGTKRGGSYSDQ